A DNA window from Parabacteroides johnsonii DSM 18315 contains the following coding sequences:
- a CDS encoding 5-formyltetrahydrofolate cyclo-ligase, with protein MASLKRSYTKTTLQDLSAKIMERLEETDLFRQASCIALYHAISGEVQTAGLIEKWYREKKLLLPLIKGNDLQLLLYSGKESLKAGAFGILEPTEDCVAVPENEIDLIIVPGVAFDRQRNRLGRGKGFYDRLLSTLNVPKIGISYDFQLKDQIPVEPFDRKMDLIITEKEII; from the coding sequence ATGGCCTCCTTAAAGAGATCATACACGAAGACTACATTGCAGGATCTCTCTGCTAAGATAATGGAACGGCTGGAAGAGACGGATCTCTTCCGGCAAGCTTCATGCATAGCACTTTACCACGCCATTTCTGGCGAGGTGCAAACAGCCGGTCTGATTGAAAAATGGTATCGGGAAAAGAAATTATTGCTCCCTCTTATAAAGGGGAATGACCTCCAATTACTCCTATACTCAGGAAAGGAATCACTCAAAGCCGGTGCTTTCGGCATTTTGGAACCGACCGAAGATTGCGTGGCCGTACCGGAAAACGAAATAGACCTGATCATTGTTCCAGGCGTAGCTTTCGACCGGCAGCGTAACCGCCTCGGACGGGGAAAAGGGTTTTACGACCGTTTGCTCTCCACACTGAACGTTCCTAAAATCGGAATCAGCTACGATTTCCAACTGAAAGACCAAATACCGGTCGAACCGTTCGACCGGAAAATGGACCTGATCATAACAGAAAAGGAGATTATCTGA
- the recF gene encoding DNA replication/repair protein RecF (All proteins in this family for which functions are known are DNA-binding proteins that assist the filamentation of RecA onto DNA for the initiation of recombination or recombinational repair.): MILKKLSILNYKNILQAEVSFSPDINCFFGNNGMGKTNLLDAVHYLSFCKSHINTPDSQLINNGQDMCVLQGNYDYEGREEEIFCAIRRRQRKQFKRNKKEYDKLSEHIGLLPLVMVSPADSELIQGGSEERRRFLDVIISQQDKPYLHALIQYNKALLQRNSLLKDQCTDASLYEVLEMQLDMYGRMVYEKRQMLVNDFIPIFNEYYQTICRSTEQVGLRYISQLEKGNLSDMLAANRERDRILGYTSTGIHKDELEMTLNDYLIRRVGSQGQNKTYLIALKLAQYVFLSRRGQACPILLLDDIFDKLDADRVEQIVKLVSGDQFGQIFITDTNRKYLDAILQSINHGYALFRVEQGEVQPMEEAE, from the coding sequence ATGATACTTAAAAAGCTTTCTATACTCAATTATAAAAACATTCTTCAGGCAGAAGTTTCTTTCTCTCCCGATATAAATTGTTTTTTCGGGAATAACGGAATGGGGAAGACCAATCTGCTGGATGCCGTTCATTATCTCTCTTTTTGTAAGAGCCATATCAACACGCCCGATTCCCAGTTGATCAACAACGGACAGGATATGTGTGTGTTGCAGGGTAACTATGACTATGAGGGACGTGAAGAGGAGATCTTTTGTGCCATCCGCCGCCGGCAGCGGAAACAGTTCAAGCGGAATAAGAAAGAGTACGACAAACTGTCGGAGCATATCGGTCTGTTGCCATTGGTGATGGTTTCTCCTGCCGATTCGGAACTGATACAGGGCGGGAGCGAAGAGCGCCGCCGCTTTCTCGATGTGATTATTTCGCAGCAGGACAAACCCTACCTGCATGCACTGATACAATATAATAAAGCTTTGCTCCAGCGGAATTCGCTGTTGAAGGACCAGTGTACCGACGCTTCCCTCTATGAAGTGCTGGAAATGCAACTGGATATGTACGGCCGGATGGTGTATGAGAAGCGGCAGATGCTGGTCAACGATTTCATCCCGATCTTCAACGAGTATTACCAGACGATTTGCCGTTCGACCGAACAGGTCGGTTTGCGGTATATTTCCCAGCTAGAGAAAGGGAATCTGTCGGATATGTTGGCTGCCAACCGGGAACGCGACCGCATACTCGGTTATACCTCGACCGGTATTCACAAGGACGAACTGGAGATGACGCTGAATGACTACCTGATCCGCCGTGTCGGTTCGCAGGGGCAGAACAAAACGTATCTGATTGCCCTTAAGCTGGCTCAGTATGTGTTTCTTTCCCGCAGGGGACAGGCATGTCCGATCCTTCTGCTGGACGATATTTTCGATAAACTGGATGCCGATCGGGTGGAGCAGATCGTCAAGTTGGTGAGCGGTGACCAGTTCGGGCAGATCTTCATTACCGATACGAACCGGAAATACCTGGACGCCATCCTGCAATCGATTAATCACGGCTACGCTCTGTTCAGGGTCGAACAGGGCGAAGTACAACCAATGGAGGAGGCGGAATGA
- a CDS encoding tetratricopeptide repeat protein, whose amino-acid sequence MATKEKDTNKELEVEEIVSRSEQFIENNSKKIIYGIIALALVVGAVLGIKHGYLIPQEKKAAAAMFKGEQYFAKDSFNLALNGNGADYEGFEAIIDQYGSTSAGNLAKAYAGICYFKMGENEKALDLLKSFSGSDDMISPAITGLIGDCYVNMGNVKEGISYFEKAAKQASNEVISPTYLKKAGIAYESLKQYGDAVKAYTTIKEKYFNSMEASDIDKYITRASALNK is encoded by the coding sequence ATGGCTACTAAGGAAAAAGACACCAACAAGGAGTTAGAGGTCGAAGAAATTGTTTCGAGATCGGAACAGTTCATTGAAAACAATTCAAAGAAAATCATTTATGGTATTATAGCACTCGCTCTCGTTGTTGGAGCTGTTTTGGGTATCAAGCACGGATATTTAATTCCGCAAGAGAAAAAAGCCGCAGCAGCTATGTTCAAAGGCGAACAATATTTTGCCAAAGATTCTTTCAACCTGGCATTGAACGGAAACGGTGCGGATTATGAAGGATTCGAAGCTATCATCGATCAATACGGAAGCACATCAGCCGGTAACCTGGCAAAGGCTTATGCCGGTATCTGCTATTTCAAGATGGGTGAAAACGAAAAAGCATTGGACCTTCTGAAATCTTTCAGCGGTAGCGACGACATGATCTCTCCGGCTATCACGGGCCTGATTGGTGACTGCTACGTAAATATGGGCAATGTAAAAGAAGGTATCAGCTATTTCGAAAAAGCGGCCAAGCAGGCAAGCAACGAAGTGATCAGCCCGACTTATCTGAAGAAAGCCGGTATCGCTTACGAAAGCCTGAAACAGTATGGCGATGCAGTTAAAGCATACACTACGATCAAGGAAAAATATTTCAATTCAATGGAAGCTTCCGATATCGACAAATATATCACCCGTGCTTCTGCATTGAACAAATAA
- a CDS encoding DUF721 domain-containing protein — MMHRNAQTLGDAIREFFEDNAELRGKIQEIRVLRAWGEILGPMVAQYTCNIYIKDKVLHVSLTSSVLRSELVLCRERLVKSLNDYAGATVIQDIVIR; from the coding sequence ATGATGCACCGGAATGCACAGACGTTAGGCGATGCGATCCGGGAGTTTTTTGAAGACAATGCCGAGTTGCGGGGGAAGATACAGGAAATTCGTGTCTTGCGGGCTTGGGGAGAGATATTGGGACCGATGGTTGCACAGTACACGTGTAATATCTATATAAAAGACAAAGTGCTGCATGTTTCCCTCACTTCTTCCGTCCTGAGAAGTGAATTGGTCTTATGCCGAGAGCGTCTGGTAAAGAGCCTGAACGATTATGCCGGGGCGACAGTTATACAAGATATAGTGATCAGATAA